One genomic window of Diospyros lotus cultivar Yz01 chromosome 8, ASM1463336v1, whole genome shotgun sequence includes the following:
- the LOC127808682 gene encoding alpha-(1,4)-fucosyltransferase — protein MPLKSFNSFAVALMLGFALVILFFSGLLEFPSAASPIPPVKHTDSHPRSVPEPFRDLLAAFKKWDAQVGCSRFREKHKRPPENGSSSSALQEGGGELGCGELKMKHVSVLVKGWTWIPDNLDNLYSCRCGLSCLWTKSSVLADKPDALLFETTTPPVQRSNGEPLRVYMDLEPGRKRSGFEDLFVSYHAKDDVQSTYAGALFHNNRNYYLSSYKRNDTLVYWSSSRCLPRRNQIARSVLSLLPHHSFGKCLNNVGGRDVALNLYPECLKDASSAPKWWDHLHCAMSHYKFVLAIENTATESYVTEKLFYALDSGSVPIYFGAPNVWDFVPPHSIIDGAKFSSMGELASYVKALANDPVAYAEYHAWRRCGVLGNYGKARSLSLDTLPCRLCEAVRRRGGRKAKAL, from the exons ATGCCATTGAAATCCTTCAACTCCTTCGCAGTCGCACTCATGCTCGGCTTCGCTCTCGTCATCCTCTTCTTCTCCGGCCTCCTCGAATTCCCGTCCGCTGCTTCTCCGATCCCGCCCGTCAAGCACACCGATTCTCACCCGCGATCCGTGCCGGAGCCGTTCCGGGACCTGTTGGCTGCGTTCAAGAAGTGGGACGCTCAAGTGGGTTGTTCTCGCTTCAGAGAGAAGCACAAACGGCCGCCAGAAAATGGGTCCTCTTCATCGGCGCTGCAAGAGGGCGGCGGTGAATTGGGTTGCGGCGAGCTGAAAATGAAACATGTGAGTGTTTTGGTTAAAGGGTGGACTTGGATACCCGATAATTTGGATAATTTGTATTCTTGCCGCTGTGGGTTGAGTTGTCTGTGGACCAAATCTTCGGTTCTTGCTGACAAGCCTGATGCTTTGTTGTTTGAGACCACAACACCTCCAGTTCAG AGAAGCAATGGCGAACCTCTTCGTGTGTACATGGATCTTGAGCCTGGCAGAAAGCGATCAGGTTTTGAAGATCTGTTTGTTAGTTATCATGCCAAGGATGATGTTCAGTCTACTTATGCCGGTGCTCTTTTCCATAACAATCGAAATTATTACTTGTCGTCCTATAAACGCAAT GATACACTTGTTTATTGGTCCTCATCTCGTTGCCTTCCTCGAAGAAACCAGATCGCGAGGAGTGTGCTCAGTTTGCTGCCTCACCACTCATTTGGAAAGTGCCTGAACAATGTAGGGGGCCGAGACGTGGCGCTTAATCTCTACCCCGAGTGCCTCAAAGATGCTAGTTCGGCCCCTAAATGGTGGGACCATTTACACTGTGCCATGTCTCACTACAAGTTCGTGCTTGCAATTGAAAACACCGCGACAGAGAGCTATGTCACAGAGAAACTATTTTACGCCCTGGATTCAGGATCGGTCCCAATCTATTTTGGTGCCCCAAATGTCTGGGACTTCGTCCCCCCACATTCGATAATAGACGGGGCGAAATTCTCGTCCATGGGGGAACTAGCTTCTTATGTGAAGGCCCTCGCGAATGATCCTGTCGCCTATGCAGAGTACCATGCATGGAGAAGATGCGGCGTGTTAGGTAACTATGGGAAAGCGCGTTCGCTGAGCCTAGACACGCTGCCATGCCGGCTGTGCGAGGCAGTGAGAAGAAGGGGCGGGAGAAAAGCAAAAGCTTTGTGA